In a genomic window of Streptomyces sp. NBC_01591:
- a CDS encoding transposase has protein sequence MSASTVRRWIDQDAIKPWQYRSWIFITAPDFRPMAARVLDLYARTWDREPLGADEYVISADEKTSIQARCRCHPTLAPGQARAMRVNHTYGRGGALAYLAAYDVHAAKVFGRTEPRTGIDPFMNPVAQVMTQEPYASAKRVFWVVDNGSSHRGKKAADRLAAAFPNAVLVHTPVHASWSNQVEIFFSVVQRKVVSPNDFTDLAQVGDRLRAFEDRHNAQAQPFQWKFTTSDLDDLLARLDRHAADHQEESSFRLTA, from the coding sequence GTGTCGGCCTCCACCGTGCGCCGCTGGATCGACCAGGACGCGATCAAGCCCTGGCAGTACCGTTCCTGGATCTTCATCACCGCCCCCGACTTCCGCCCCATGGCGGCCCGCGTCCTGGACTTGTACGCCCGCACCTGGGACCGCGAGCCGCTCGGAGCGGACGAGTACGTGATCAGCGCGGACGAGAAGACCTCCATCCAGGCCCGCTGCCGCTGCCACCCCACGCTCGCCCCCGGCCAGGCCCGCGCGATGCGCGTCAACCACACCTATGGACGCGGCGGCGCGCTGGCCTACCTGGCCGCCTACGACGTCCACGCCGCCAAGGTGTTCGGCCGCACCGAACCGCGCACTGGCATCGACCCGTTCATGAACCCGGTCGCCCAGGTCATGACCCAAGAGCCGTACGCCAGCGCGAAGCGGGTGTTCTGGGTCGTGGACAACGGCTCCTCCCACCGCGGCAAGAAGGCCGCCGACCGGCTGGCCGCCGCTTTCCCGAACGCGGTGTTGGTGCACACCCCGGTGCACGCCTCCTGGTCGAACCAGGTGGAGATCTTCTTCTCCGTCGTGCAGCGCAAGGTCGTCTCGCCCAACGACTTCACCGACCTCGCCCAGGTCGGGGACCGGCTCCGAGCCTTCGAAGACCGCCACAACGCCCAGGCACAGCCGTTCCAGTGGAAGTTCACCACCTCCGACCTGGACGATCTGCTGGCCAGGCTCGACCGGCACGCCGCCGATCACCAGGAAGAATCCTCGTTCCGCCTCACCGCATGA
- a CDS encoding carbon-nitrogen hydrolase family protein, with translation METSGTKREPLTVAAVQPVWAGADVMANVREHAQAIEQAHARLVVFPEFSLTGYDLGTPSLAVDDRRLRPLVDACRVAGSVALIGAPIGDEDGREYIATLAVTGDSVTAVYRKMWLHGAEFDRFTPGEKPVVVTVDGWRLGLAICYDAAVPKHAADSAALDIDAYVASTLYGPGPDSAARRDAHMRERAAAHGIWVVLSTAAGPSGSFAQTSGGSGIWGRNGGLVAQAGRNAGEITATQLS, from the coding sequence ATGGAGACGAGTGGAACGAAGAGGGAGCCGCTGACGGTGGCCGCCGTCCAGCCCGTGTGGGCCGGAGCGGATGTCATGGCTAACGTCAGGGAACACGCACAGGCCATTGAGCAGGCACACGCGAGACTGGTGGTCTTCCCTGAGTTCTCCCTCACCGGATACGACCTCGGCACGCCCTCGCTGGCTGTGGACGACCGTCGTCTCCGGCCCTTGGTGGACGCTTGCCGTGTCGCTGGTTCGGTGGCGCTGATCGGCGCGCCGATCGGCGACGAGGACGGCCGCGAGTACATCGCTACTTTGGCCGTGACCGGTGACAGCGTGACCGCGGTATACCGGAAGATGTGGCTGCACGGGGCCGAGTTCGACCGGTTCACCCCCGGCGAGAAGCCGGTGGTGGTCACCGTCGACGGATGGAGACTCGGATTGGCCATCTGCTATGACGCTGCCGTACCCAAGCACGCCGCCGACTCGGCAGCACTCGACATCGATGCCTACGTGGCCAGTACCCTCTACGGCCCTGGCCCCGACTCCGCGGCTCGCCGCGATGCCCATATGCGAGAGCGCGCCGCTGCCCATGGCATCTGGGTCGTTCTTTCCACCGCGGCCGGACCCAGCGGCTCCTTCGCGCAGACCTCCGGCGGCTCGGGCATCTGGGGGCGGAACGGAGGACTAGTCGCCCAGGCCGGTCGTAACGCGGGCGAGATCACGGCGACTCAGCTCAGCTGA
- a CDS encoding DinB family protein — MIDEFAKDNLHGRLRRDRKALLWKLDGLSEYDARRPLTATGTNLLGLVKHVATVEARYFGEVFDRPSPEPLPRWQDSNGSDQWATEDETRDQIIGFYRRTWEHSDATINELPLDAPGHVTWWPEPYADTNLFAVMVHVLGESIRHAGHADILREGLDGRTGLRAEHEKQIDEEARAAYCAKIEQAARTAAPIKA, encoded by the coding sequence ATGATCGATGAATTCGCGAAAGACAACCTGCACGGGAGACTGCGGCGGGACCGCAAGGCGCTGCTCTGGAAACTCGACGGCTTGTCCGAATACGACGCCCGCCGACCTTTGACAGCGACCGGGACCAACCTCCTCGGCCTGGTCAAACACGTGGCCACCGTCGAGGCCAGGTACTTCGGCGAGGTCTTCGACCGCCCTTCCCCGGAACCGCTGCCCCGGTGGCAGGACTCCAACGGCAGCGATCAGTGGGCGACCGAGGACGAGACCCGCGATCAGATCATCGGGTTCTACCGGCGCACGTGGGAACACTCGGACGCGACGATCAACGAGCTTCCCCTCGACGCCCCCGGCCACGTGACGTGGTGGCCGGAGCCTTATGCCGACACGAACCTGTTCGCCGTCATGGTCCATGTCCTCGGCGAGTCCATCCGGCATGCCGGGCACGCCGATATCCTGCGCGAGGGCCTCGACGGCCGGACCGGGTTGCGCGCCGAACACGAGAAGCAGATCGACGAGGAAGCCCGTGCAGCCTACTGCGCGAAGATCGAGCAGGCCGCCAGGACGGCCGCACCAATCAAGGCTTAG
- a CDS encoding class I SAM-dependent methyltransferase, protein MNGNSPDDGLGMNRALWDARARTHGTTPNDMLYDVDSFLAGRQTLYGIELELAGDVTGQDVLHLQCHFGMDTLNWARLGARVTGVDFSSTAIVRARELAELAGLTADFVEADTQNLPSGLAGRFDLVIATYGVLCWIGDLGAWMRGAAMALRPGGRLVLVDLHPAYQTLATYEPLVADWPYGGGEPQREVVTDTYADPDLPMTAQEVVQYPHSVGEIVTAAAGSGLIVDRLGEHTEAEFPGRRILPQGPDGTCRFPFGDTYLPILYSLRARSSRAATA, encoded by the coding sequence ATGAACGGAAACTCTCCCGACGACGGGCTCGGCATGAACCGGGCCCTTTGGGATGCCCGTGCCCGGACGCATGGCACGACTCCCAACGACATGCTCTACGACGTCGATTCGTTCCTGGCGGGTCGGCAGACGCTCTATGGGATCGAGCTGGAACTGGCCGGTGATGTGACCGGACAGGATGTGCTGCATCTGCAGTGCCACTTCGGCATGGACACACTCAACTGGGCTCGTCTGGGTGCCAGGGTCACCGGTGTCGATTTCTCGTCGACGGCGATCGTCCGGGCACGCGAGCTGGCCGAGCTCGCCGGGCTGACCGCCGATTTCGTCGAGGCGGACACGCAGAACCTACCGTCCGGCCTGGCGGGCAGGTTCGATCTGGTGATCGCCACCTACGGGGTGCTGTGCTGGATCGGGGACCTTGGCGCGTGGATGCGTGGTGCGGCGATGGCACTGCGGCCGGGTGGAAGGCTGGTGCTGGTCGACCTGCATCCCGCCTACCAGACCCTGGCCACCTACGAGCCGCTCGTGGCCGACTGGCCCTACGGCGGAGGAGAGCCCCAGCGTGAGGTCGTAACGGACACATATGCGGACCCGGACCTGCCGATGACCGCACAGGAGGTGGTCCAGTACCCGCACTCGGTGGGCGAGATCGTGACAGCGGCCGCTGGATCCGGATTGATCGTCGACCGGCTCGGCGAGCACACCGAGGCCGAATTCCCCGGACGTCGCATTCTGCCTCAAGGACCCGACGGCACTTGTCGGTTCCCGTTCGGTGACACCTACCTCCCGATCCTCTACTCGCTCCGAGCGAGATCATCCCGAGCGGCCACTGCGTAG
- the istB gene encoding IS21-like element helper ATPase IstB: MSQLTGNRIRTTAGKLGLPHLAETINEFTRRADEAKMGYLGFLDLVLSEELAVREDRRFRSGLRTSKLPHHKTLDEYDFSFQPDLDPRKVKDLATLSFVEAKANAALLGPPGVGKTHIAVALAVAACRAGYSIYFTTLDDMVRNLKTAEAAGRLVNKLGTYLRPSVLVVDEVGYQPLERAEANLVFQVISKRYEKGSVILTSNKTFSEWGQVFGDEVLATAILDRLLHHCEVVSINGNSYRLKNRLQAIERDNDVA; encoded by the coding sequence TTGAGCCAGCTGACCGGCAACCGCATCCGCACCACGGCCGGCAAGCTCGGCCTGCCCCATCTCGCGGAGACCATCAACGAGTTCACCCGCCGGGCCGACGAGGCGAAGATGGGCTACCTCGGCTTCCTCGACCTGGTCCTCTCCGAGGAACTTGCGGTTCGTGAGGACCGTCGCTTCCGCAGCGGACTGCGGACCTCGAAGCTGCCGCACCACAAGACACTCGACGAGTACGACTTCTCCTTCCAGCCCGACCTCGACCCGCGCAAGGTCAAGGACCTCGCCACCCTCTCGTTCGTCGAGGCCAAGGCCAACGCGGCTCTGCTGGGTCCGCCGGGAGTCGGTAAGACGCATATCGCCGTCGCGCTCGCGGTCGCGGCCTGCCGGGCCGGCTACTCGATCTACTTCACGACCCTCGACGACATGGTCCGCAACCTCAAGACCGCCGAAGCCGCCGGACGGCTGGTCAACAAGCTCGGCACCTACCTGCGGCCCAGCGTCCTCGTGGTCGATGAGGTCGGCTACCAGCCCCTCGAACGCGCCGAGGCGAACCTGGTCTTCCAGGTGATCTCCAAGCGTTACGAGAAGGGCTCGGTCATCCTGACCTCGAACAAGACCTTCAGCGAGTGGGGCCAGGTCTTCGGCGATGAAGTACTCGCCACCGCGATCCTCGACCGACTCCTGCACCACTGCGAGGTCGTCTCCATCAACGGCAACAGCTACCGGTTGAAGAACCGTCTTCAGGCCATCGAGCGGGATAACGACGTGGCCTGA
- a CDS encoding Mu transposase domain-containing protein, with product MRDHVALRPLSPTPYVVTQRHLRHVGKDCLVAFDANLYSVPARKVRPPQLVEIRATKSQVTLHSTVPGADGETLLAAHSRAVGRGARIVDERHWDGLPTGAGRRVTTGDVPPQPRREQPLGPEAGPLQALLNRAAAASVQVGRRPLSVYDELTGTRPFTTNRSTKELS from the coding sequence GTGCGCGACCACGTGGCTCTGCGGCCGCTGTCGCCGACTCCGTATGTGGTGACCCAGCGGCATCTGCGGCACGTCGGCAAGGACTGCCTGGTCGCCTTCGACGCGAACCTCTACTCGGTGCCCGCCCGCAAGGTCCGCCCACCCCAGCTGGTCGAAATCCGTGCCACGAAGTCGCAGGTCACACTGCATTCCACCGTCCCCGGCGCCGACGGGGAAACTCTGCTGGCCGCCCATTCGAGAGCGGTCGGCCGCGGCGCCCGGATCGTGGACGAGAGGCACTGGGACGGCCTGCCCACCGGAGCCGGACGTCGTGTCACCACCGGCGATGTTCCGCCCCAGCCCCGCCGCGAGCAGCCTCTGGGGCCCGAGGCCGGCCCGCTGCAAGCCCTGCTGAACCGGGCCGCTGCCGCCAGTGTCCAGGTCGGCCGTCGCCCGCTGTCCGTCTATGACGAACTCACCGGCACCCGTCCCTTCACCACCAACCGCTCAACGAAGGAACTCTCTTGA
- a CDS encoding DDE-type integrase/transposase/recombinase, translating into MTLSYSRDPFCCFTTSQDLASFFDCHRAAFAHFGGVPMTIVYDRTKTVVRRHVAPGEAVPLHPEAVAFAGHYDFDIDVLAAYRPTGKGRVERQVLIVRDHVLAGRAFSSVEEMNAAFSAWVPLRRAKVHGTARSSDTGPCATTWLCGRCRRLRMW; encoded by the coding sequence ATGACGCTGTCGTACTCGCGCGATCCGTTCTGCTGCTTCACCACCAGCCAGGACCTGGCGAGCTTCTTCGACTGCCACCGGGCCGCGTTCGCGCACTTCGGCGGGGTGCCGATGACGATCGTCTACGACCGCACCAAGACCGTCGTGCGCCGGCACGTCGCCCCGGGTGAGGCGGTCCCGCTGCACCCGGAAGCGGTCGCGTTCGCCGGGCACTACGACTTCGACATCGACGTCCTGGCCGCCTACCGCCCCACCGGGAAGGGCCGGGTCGAGCGCCAAGTGCTGATTGTCCGTGACCATGTGCTGGCCGGACGGGCTTTCTCCTCGGTCGAGGAGATGAATGCCGCCTTCTCGGCCTGGGTGCCGCTGCGGCGGGCCAAGGTGCACGGCACGGCGAGATCATCGGACACCGGGCCGTGCGCGACCACGTGGCTCTGCGGCCGCTGTCGCCGACTCCGTATGTGGTGA
- a CDS encoding Uma2 family endonuclease: protein MSVATDHTGPWTVADVLALPEDRSVRYELLGESLMMSPAPGLRHQRASFRLHVALDAAARAAGAPVEILEAINVTLPSGLVVPDIVVADAGATVDDGVSIDAEAVQLVVELVSPGNKTMDRKFKPMLYAEAAIPHYWRLEFDPAPRLIITELENGRYVEQTTALSGEVTRLDTPFPFAIDPAGLARQ from the coding sequence ATGAGCGTTGCAACCGATCACACCGGGCCGTGGACCGTCGCCGACGTCCTCGCGCTGCCGGAGGACCGCAGTGTCCGGTACGAGCTGCTGGGGGAGTCCCTGATGATGTCCCCCGCCCCCGGCCTGCGCCACCAGCGTGCGTCCTTCCGGCTCCACGTGGCCCTGGACGCCGCGGCCCGCGCCGCCGGCGCACCGGTCGAGATCCTGGAAGCCATCAACGTGACCCTGCCGTCCGGCCTGGTGGTGCCGGACATCGTGGTCGCCGACGCCGGCGCGACCGTCGACGACGGTGTCAGCATCGACGCCGAAGCCGTCCAGCTCGTGGTCGAACTGGTCTCACCCGGCAACAAGACGATGGACCGGAAATTCAAGCCCATGCTCTACGCCGAGGCCGCGATCCCGCACTACTGGCGCCTGGAATTCGACCCGGCGCCCCGGCTCATCATCACCGAGCTGGAGAACGGCCGGTACGTCGAGCAGACAACCGCCCTGTCCGGCGAGGTCACCCGGCTGGATACCCCGTTCCCCTTCGCGATCGACCCGGCCGGGCTCGCCCGGCAGTAG
- a CDS encoding tyrosine-type recombinase/integrase, which produces MTALDGYALQLLDDWLAGPNNGRGGPFSNDALDGYARDVRSWLTFCVAEDIDCWATGPLAVGRWADTRRGSTARTRAKAVSVLRSFYGYAIAQGLAADNPATEAVRGRVGNTPATRVTTRECAAAIRSAADRYRGSEPERARLFVYLLLAGLRPGQICDLLIQARHTEQHRNTWDVPQKGGGTRLLAFPREITGAVDEYLPHRTHRAPAGSTEHTGPLLTSRNGRALDRESTARRLLRAVLAAGDPEILPAHLTGDEIAHTPEDLRPFTVTDARPASRRSKGHEG; this is translated from the coding sequence ATGACAGCACTCGACGGCTACGCTCTCCAGCTCCTGGACGACTGGCTCGCCGGCCCCAACAACGGACGCGGCGGCCCGTTCAGCAACGACGCCCTCGACGGCTACGCACGCGACGTCCGCTCCTGGCTCACCTTCTGCGTCGCCGAGGACATCGACTGCTGGGCCACCGGCCCCCTCGCCGTCGGGCGCTGGGCCGACACCCGCCGCGGCAGCACCGCCCGCACCAGAGCCAAGGCCGTATCCGTCCTGCGCTCCTTCTACGGATACGCCATCGCCCAGGGCCTTGCCGCGGACAACCCCGCCACCGAAGCGGTCCGCGGCCGCGTCGGCAACACCCCCGCCACCCGCGTGACCACCCGCGAATGCGCCGCCGCGATCCGGTCCGCCGCCGACCGATACCGCGGCTCCGAACCCGAACGCGCCCGGCTCTTCGTCTACCTCCTGCTCGCCGGCCTGCGCCCCGGCCAGATCTGCGACCTCCTCATCCAGGCCCGCCACACCGAACAGCACCGCAACACCTGGGACGTCCCCCAGAAAGGCGGCGGCACCCGGCTCCTCGCCTTCCCCCGCGAAATCACCGGCGCCGTCGACGAATACCTGCCCCACCGCACCCACCGCGCACCCGCCGGCTCCACCGAACACACCGGACCACTCCTCACCTCCCGCAACGGCCGCGCCCTGGACCGCGAATCCACCGCACGCCGCCTCCTGCGCGCAGTCCTCGCCGCAGGCGACCCCGAAATCCTTCCCGCACACCTCACCGGCGACGAGATCGCCCACACCCCCGAAGACCTGCGCCCGTTCACCGTCACCGACGCCCGGCCGGCGAGCCGGAGATCGAAAGGACACGAGGGCTGA
- a CDS encoding aminoglycoside N(3)-acetyltransferase, with product MTEPRTDGLTNSDLVEGWRKVGVQGGMSVIVHSSLSSIGRVDGGAATVIGSLRTTLGPAGTLVTPTFTWQVTDPDPDRVGIPDAAVIERRAAVPTFHPDLPSTGMGAVPELLRSLPESVRSSHPQASVAAIGAQAADIVRRQTLGFAVGRTSPFGRLNDLGGHILLVGVGHDRNTFLHYAETLTPNPRLKVRRFPRDLDGERVWVETLDVGNDNGRYFPAIGREFEEQAGIEEVMVGDAPCRLIPVQPLVSFAVRRLTELLDADQQNQ from the coding sequence ATGACCGAGCCGCGAACCGACGGGCTGACCAACTCTGACCTGGTGGAGGGATGGCGCAAGGTCGGGGTCCAGGGAGGCATGTCCGTGATCGTGCACTCGTCTCTGTCCAGCATCGGCCGCGTCGACGGCGGAGCCGCCACCGTGATCGGCAGTCTGCGCACCACACTTGGCCCGGCCGGAACGCTCGTTACTCCCACCTTCACCTGGCAGGTCACCGATCCCGACCCCGATCGCGTCGGTATCCCCGATGCCGCGGTGATCGAACGGCGCGCGGCCGTACCCACCTTTCATCCCGACCTGCCATCCACCGGCATGGGCGCCGTCCCCGAACTCCTGCGTTCCTTGCCCGAGAGCGTGCGTAGCTCGCATCCGCAGGCGTCCGTCGCCGCCATCGGCGCTCAGGCAGCCGACATCGTTCGCCGTCAGACGCTCGGATTCGCGGTCGGCCGCACGTCGCCGTTCGGCCGTCTGAACGACCTCGGGGGCCACATCCTCCTCGTGGGGGTCGGCCACGACCGCAACACCTTCCTGCACTACGCCGAAACACTCACACCCAACCCGCGCCTGAAGGTCCGTCGCTTCCCACGGGACCTCGACGGCGAGCGGGTGTGGGTCGAGACGCTCGACGTCGGCAACGACAACGGGAGGTACTTCCCCGCCATCGGCCGCGAATTTGAGGAGCAGGCCGGCATCGAGGAGGTAATGGTCGGCGACGCCCCATGTCGACTGATCCCGGTGCAGCCGCTGGTCTCCTTCGCAGTTCGCCGCCTCACCGAACTACTCGACGCGGACCAACAGAACCAATAG
- a CDS encoding Tn3 family transposase yields the protein MTSIERTAYPRFKRLITAHELHLFFSPSRDELEWAADATDCDEHLLALLLMLKSYRRMGCFPALEDVPEMVVDFVRRAVELPEGTLPVYRAERTAKHHRGLVRKQAGVTYDQARARGIVEQSIRKEAAAKNRPADLINIALEKVVEAGLELPGFSTFDKLASKIRTEVNVSICTGIHDRMSAAQRAGLMRLLEERDSDGTTLFNRLKKPAKGPTWSHFKNLTKRLEWLDELGDTDVWMDGVAAGKVTDFAGEANAADASELRDFVPVKRIALVAALTHKARMRVRDDLAMMFCKRVATKIKKAKAELEEIRLAEREIVESLIGNYRTVLKHIDAGGPAQEALTKAAAMTAEVRQALEGLDEEAPVDEVATRLEGRVSPAVLALVKAQVVQAGGFGAVTRAVDGFGGFAKQYEQIEKVSAHHGNFWEVLLYGQIGRDRAVMFDLADNDKLKFTATSEDSRVLDALAHAQRHQAARGEYITAFNEEGKEVDISFATQNWRKAVVDKTRSGQFVRKHFEAMVFTALAEELRTGDVAVVGSEEYADWSEQLLAWEVVQETLGSYLVEVGLAEAGESAEFDATFFRRQLEDKLRGAAAAADAGYPENDGLVIDPETGIPSLKAFRADGQRPSAKRLEQEIKARMPERSLMGIVARTAYWVEWWRRFGPPSGNEPKLTDPLGRYVIVTFVKGTNMGPYEAARHIPGVSGHELSYVANKHFSIVLLNEAVADLVNAHARLDISQAWGDGTAVAADGTHMDTYLDNLLSETSVRYGKPGGIAYHHVSDTYIALFTHFIPCGVWEAVYIIEGLLKNTSEVQPTTVHADTQGQSFPVFALAHLLGFDLMPRIRNWKELTFYRPSKTTEYVHIDALFGEPGKHVIDWGLIESQFRHLMRVAVSVREGTISSSTLLKRLRSGSRKNATYAAFREVGRVIRTVQLLRYLSDAPLRRRVTAATNKVESFNRFSQWIGFGNRGVIADNDPIEQEKVMKFNALLTNAVIFHNALDIAEIVRQLLEEGWEIGPEDLAHISPYLTEHVNRFGEYSTHELGIQPEAYDPKLDVDFTPLREQDLPAAGLGQAA from the coding sequence GTGACATCGATTGAACGGACCGCGTATCCGCGGTTCAAGCGGCTGATCACCGCGCATGAGCTGCATCTGTTCTTCTCCCCGAGCCGCGATGAGCTGGAGTGGGCGGCCGATGCCACGGACTGCGATGAGCATCTGCTGGCGCTGCTGCTGATGCTGAAGTCGTACCGGCGTATGGGGTGTTTCCCAGCGTTGGAGGATGTCCCGGAGATGGTGGTGGACTTCGTCCGGCGGGCGGTGGAGCTGCCGGAGGGCACGCTGCCGGTGTACCGGGCGGAGCGGACGGCCAAGCATCACCGGGGCCTGGTCCGCAAGCAGGCCGGCGTGACGTACGACCAGGCCAGGGCTCGGGGGATCGTCGAGCAGTCGATCCGCAAGGAGGCCGCGGCGAAGAACCGCCCGGCGGATCTGATCAACATCGCGCTGGAGAAGGTGGTGGAGGCCGGGCTGGAGCTGCCCGGTTTCTCGACCTTCGACAAGCTGGCGTCGAAGATCCGCACCGAGGTGAACGTCTCGATCTGCACGGGTATCCACGACCGCATGAGCGCTGCTCAGCGGGCGGGGCTTATGCGGCTGCTGGAGGAGCGCGACAGTGACGGGACGACGCTGTTCAACCGGCTAAAGAAGCCCGCCAAGGGCCCGACCTGGTCGCACTTCAAGAACCTGACCAAGCGTCTGGAATGGCTGGACGAGCTCGGCGACACCGACGTGTGGATGGACGGAGTCGCCGCGGGGAAGGTCACCGACTTCGCCGGGGAGGCGAACGCGGCGGATGCCTCGGAGCTGCGGGACTTCGTCCCCGTCAAGCGCATCGCGCTGGTCGCGGCCCTGACGCACAAGGCGCGGATGCGGGTGCGGGACGACCTGGCGATGATGTTCTGCAAGCGTGTGGCGACGAAGATCAAGAAGGCCAAGGCGGAGCTGGAGGAGATCCGGCTCGCCGAGCGGGAGATCGTCGAGTCCCTGATCGGGAACTACCGCACGGTGCTCAAGCACATCGACGCGGGCGGCCCGGCCCAGGAGGCGCTCACGAAGGCCGCGGCCATGACCGCCGAGGTCCGCCAGGCCCTGGAGGGTCTGGACGAGGAGGCGCCGGTGGACGAGGTTGCGACGCGGCTGGAGGGCAGGGTCTCCCCGGCGGTCCTCGCCCTGGTGAAGGCTCAGGTGGTGCAGGCTGGCGGGTTCGGCGCGGTCACCCGCGCGGTGGACGGCTTCGGCGGGTTCGCGAAGCAGTACGAGCAGATCGAGAAGGTCTCCGCCCATCACGGCAACTTCTGGGAAGTGCTGCTGTACGGGCAGATCGGCCGGGACCGTGCGGTGATGTTCGACCTGGCCGACAACGACAAGTTGAAGTTCACCGCGACCAGCGAGGACAGCCGGGTGCTGGACGCCCTCGCGCATGCCCAGCGCCACCAGGCGGCCCGCGGCGAGTACATCACCGCCTTCAACGAGGAGGGCAAGGAGGTCGATATCTCCTTCGCCACCCAGAACTGGCGCAAGGCGGTGGTCGACAAGACCCGCTCGGGGCAGTTCGTGCGCAAGCACTTCGAGGCGATGGTCTTCACCGCGCTCGCCGAGGAACTGCGGACCGGCGACGTCGCGGTGGTCGGCTCGGAGGAGTACGCCGATTGGTCCGAGCAGCTGCTGGCCTGGGAGGTCGTCCAGGAGACGCTGGGGTCCTACCTGGTGGAGGTCGGCCTCGCCGAGGCGGGCGAGAGCGCCGAGTTCGACGCGACGTTCTTCCGCCGGCAGCTGGAGGACAAGCTGCGCGGCGCCGCCGCAGCGGCGGACGCCGGGTACCCGGAGAACGACGGCCTGGTCATCGACCCGGAGACGGGCATCCCGTCGCTGAAGGCGTTCCGGGCTGACGGCCAGCGGCCCTCGGCGAAGCGGCTGGAGCAGGAGATCAAGGCGAGGATGCCGGAGCGTTCCCTGATGGGGATCGTGGCCCGGACCGCGTACTGGGTGGAGTGGTGGCGCCGTTTCGGCCCGCCGTCCGGCAACGAGCCCAAGCTCACCGACCCCTTGGGCCGCTACGTGATCGTCACGTTCGTCAAGGGCACCAACATGGGTCCGTACGAGGCCGCCCGGCACATCCCCGGCGTGAGCGGGCACGAGCTGTCGTACGTCGCCAACAAGCACTTCTCGATCGTGCTGCTGAACGAGGCGGTCGCCGACCTGGTGAACGCGCACGCCCGCCTCGACATCTCGCAGGCGTGGGGCGACGGGACCGCCGTCGCGGCGGACGGCACCCACATGGACACCTATCTCGACAACCTGCTCTCCGAGACGAGCGTCCGGTACGGCAAGCCGGGCGGCATCGCCTACCACCACGTCTCGGACACCTACATCGCGTTGTTCACGCACTTCATCCCGTGCGGGGTGTGGGAGGCCGTCTACATCATCGAGGGCCTGCTGAAGAACACCTCCGAGGTGCAGCCGACCACCGTGCACGCGGATACCCAAGGCCAGAGCTTCCCTGTCTTTGCGCTCGCCCACCTGCTGGGCTTCGACTTGATGCCCAGGATCAGGAACTGGAAGGAACTGACCTTCTACCGGCCCTCCAAGACCACGGAGTACGTGCACATCGACGCCCTGTTCGGCGAGCCGGGCAAGCACGTCATCGACTGGGGCCTGATCGAGTCCCAGTTCCGCCACCTGATGCGCGTGGCCGTCTCCGTACGCGAGGGCACCATCTCCTCCTCCACACTGCTCAAGCGCCTGCGCTCGGGGTCGCGGAAGAACGCCACCTACGCCGCCTTCCGCGAGGTCGGCCGCGTGATCCGCACCGTGCAGCTGCTGCGCTACCTCTCGGACGCGCCGCTGCGCCGGCGGGTGACCGCGGCGACCAACAAGGTCGAGTCGTTCAACCGGTTCTCCCAGTGGATCGGCTTCGGCAACCGCGGTGTCATCGCGGACAACGACCCCATCGAGCAGGAGAAGGTGATGAAGTTCAACGCGCTGCTCACGAACGCGGTGATCTTCCATAACGCCCTGGATATCGCGGAGATCGTGCGGCAGCTGCTGGAGGAGGGATGGGAGATCGGCCCGGAGGACTTGGCGCACATCTCGCCGTACCTGACTGAGCACGTCAACCGGTTCGGCGAGTACTCCACTCACGAGCTCGGCATTCAGCCCGAGGCGTACGACCCGAAACTCGACGTCGACTTCACCCCGCTGCGCGAGCAGGATCTGCCCGCTGCCGGCCTTGGTCAGGCTGCCTGA